The following proteins are co-located in the Poecile atricapillus isolate bPoeAtr1 chromosome 2, bPoeAtr1.hap1, whole genome shotgun sequence genome:
- the LOC131575261 gene encoding uncharacterized protein DKFZp434B061-like isoform X2, with product MERLLLAALLLAAAAALPRTVPSAVPRTVPRAVPRAVPRAVPRTVPRAVPRAVPAAVPAPRELARSVLETHGQELRLLRLLGVARTSFDWGTHFSINFTARQPPCPKGAPEPRGCRGRPGRVQRCSAQVSVFTFLPDVPLSMVECGREPQPGDSAQPRSPGTSPGHSSSSSSSSPSSSSSSGPPPRPRAPPSASLRGPSRHPLSPTERE from the exons ATGGAGCGGCTGCTGCTGGCGGCGCTGCTGCTGGCGGCGGCCGCTGCCCTGCCCCGGACCGTGCCCTCGGCCGTGCCCCGGACCGTGCCCCGGGCTGTTCCCCGGGCTGTTCCCCGGGCTGTTCCCCGGACCGTGCCCCGGGCCGTTCCCCGGGCTGTGCCCGCTGCCGTGCCCGCGCCCCGGGAGCTGGCGCGCTCCGTGCTGGAGACACACGGGCAGGAGCTGCGGCTGCTGCGGCTGCTGGGAGTCGCCAGGACG AGCTTCGACTGGGGGACGCACTTCAGCATCAACTTCACGGCCCGGCAGCCGCCCTGCCCCAAGGGCGCCCCGGAGCCCCGCGGCTGCCGGGGCCGGCCGGGCAGG GTGCAGCGCTGCTCGGCCCAGGTGTCCGTGTTCACCTTCCTGCCCGACGTGCCGCTGTCGATGGTGGAGTGCGGCCGGGAGCCG cagcccgGTGACAgcgcccagccccgctcccctggCACCAGCCCAGGTCactcatcctcatcatcatcctcttcaccctcctcatcatcatcctcgGGCCCCCCCCCGCGGCCTCGGGCCCCTCCCAGCGCGTCCCTGCGGGGACCATCCCGCCACCCCCTGTCTCCAACGGAGCGGGAATAA
- the LOC131575261 gene encoding cuticle collagen 34-like isoform X3 — protein sequence MKTKKNQKKKKKTQKKKNHEYLDQNEIVARGIFSSPIPMFFMGSELRLGDALQHQLHGPAAALPQGRPGAPRLPGPAGQGERGAGPPKAGGGSGGVPGVLRPLCPQVQRCSAQVSVFTFLPDVPLSMVECGREPQPGDSAQPRSPGTSPGHSSSSSSSSPSSSSSSGPPPRPRAPPSASLRGPSRHPLSPTERE from the exons gaATACTTGGATCAGAATGAAATTGTTGCCCGTGGCATCTTCTCTTCTCCCATCCCAATGTTCTTCATGGGCTCTG AGCTTCGACTGGGGGACGCACTTCAGCATCAACTTCACGGCCCGGCAGCCGCCCTGCCCCAAGGGCGCCCCGGAGCCCCGCGGCTGCCGGGGCCGGCCGGGCAGGGTGAGCGTGGGGCGGGACCCCCAAAGGCaggggggggttcggggggggtccccggggtgCTGAGGCCGCTCTGTCCCCAGGTGCAGCGCTGCTCGGCCCAGGTGTCCGTGTTCACCTTCCTGCCCGACGTGCCGCTGTCGATGGTGGAGTGCGGCCGGGAGCCG cagcccgGTGACAgcgcccagccccgctcccctggCACCAGCCCAGGTCactcatcctcatcatcatcctcttcaccctcctcatcatcatcctcgGGCCCCCCCCCGCGGCCTCGGGCCCCTCCCAGCGCGTCCCTGCGGGGACCATCCCGCCACCCCCTGTCTCCAACGGAGCGGGAATAA
- the LOC131575261 gene encoding uncharacterized protein DKFZp434B061-like isoform X1, whose translation MERLLLAALLLAAAAALPRTVPSAVPRTVPRAVPRAVPRAVPRTVPRAVPRAVPAAVPAPRELARSVLETHGQELRLLRLLGVARTVGKRAAAAGGAAGSGTHPRAGLFSRQSFDWGTHFSINFTARQPPCPKGAPEPRGCRGRPGRVQRCSAQVSVFTFLPDVPLSMVECGREPQPGDSAQPRSPGTSPGHSSSSSSSSPSSSSSSGPPPRPRAPPSASLRGPSRHPLSPTERE comes from the exons ATGGAGCGGCTGCTGCTGGCGGCGCTGCTGCTGGCGGCGGCCGCTGCCCTGCCCCGGACCGTGCCCTCGGCCGTGCCCCGGACCGTGCCCCGGGCTGTTCCCCGGGCTGTTCCCCGGGCTGTTCCCCGGACCGTGCCCCGGGCCGTTCCCCGGGCTGTGCCCGCTGCCGTGCCCGCGCCCCGGGAGCTGGCGCGCTCCGTGCTGGAGACACACGGGCAGGAGCTGCGGCTGCTGCGGCTGCTGGGAGTCGCCAGGACGGTAGGAAAAAGGGCTGCGGCTGCGGGAGGTGCTGCCGGCTCCGGCACCCATCCCCGTGCGGGGCTTTTCTCCCGGCAGAGCTTCGACTGGGGGACGCACTTCAGCATCAACTTCACGGCCCGGCAGCCGCCCTGCCCCAAGGGCGCCCCGGAGCCCCGCGGCTGCCGGGGCCGGCCGGGCAGG GTGCAGCGCTGCTCGGCCCAGGTGTCCGTGTTCACCTTCCTGCCCGACGTGCCGCTGTCGATGGTGGAGTGCGGCCGGGAGCCG cagcccgGTGACAgcgcccagccccgctcccctggCACCAGCCCAGGTCactcatcctcatcatcatcctcttcaccctcctcatcatcatcctcgGGCCCCCCCCCGCGGCCTCGGGCCCCTCCCAGCGCGTCCCTGCGGGGACCATCCCGCCACCCCCTGTCTCCAACGGAGCGGGAATAA